A part of Crassostrea angulata isolate pt1a10 chromosome 5, ASM2561291v2, whole genome shotgun sequence genomic DNA contains:
- the LOC128184248 gene encoding con-Ins Im2-like — MSCRNWCNSWEIMPVNRKHQIFILLCLHFTSVQSDFERVCNSQTDLRGPDPQGICGRLIPEMLHLVCGGQYYVPSKRDVSSLSHHKQDRNVDFPRYSPLEGLILGKREASMYLTSQHSRTKRNAYQGIVCECCYHGCNWFELQQYCGFRKKRNTEPDSISASSQNSGKLIDSVLNK; from the exons ATGTCTTGCCGAAATTGG TGCAATAGTTGGGAAATCATGCCAGTAAATCGGaaacatcaaatatttatactacTGTGTCTTCATTTCACCTCTGTGCAGTCAGACTTTGAGCGAGTGTGTAATTCTCAAACCGACCTCCGTGGACCGGATCCACAAGGAATATGTGGTAGACTGATTCCGGAAATGCTTCATTTGGTATGTGGCGGACAATATTACGTACCATCGAAGCGTGACGTCTCATCACTGTCTCATCATAAACAGGACAGAAATGTCG ATTTTCCACGGTACTCACCCTTAGAAGGGCTGATCCTCGGCAAAAGAGAGGCTTCTATGTATCTGACCAGCCAACATTCGAGAACCAAGAGAAATGCATACCAAGGCATTGTATGCGAATGCTGTTACCATGGCTGCAACTGGTTCGAACTCCAGCAATATTGCGGTTTCAGGAAGAAGCGAAATACCGAACCCGACTCAATTTCAGCAAGTTCACAAAATTCTGGAAAATTGATTGATAGTGTCTTGAACAAATGA